The genomic stretch GTCCGCCCCGAATTAACAGTTAAAACGAGACGCCCCTCGACAATCCCTAGGGTTTCAGGCCGGCCCGGGGCACCAGAACCTGGCCGGGGAGAATGGACTGGACAtcggagggaggaggggaggaggcgcAGCGCGTCCAACTTAGAGACTCAACCTCGCGGCGCAGAGCCGGCTCGAGCGCGCGGAAATTAGGTGAATTCTTAcaaggaaaaacatttcttttgctccttagttattaaaaagaaattataatcaggaaaaacatCATAGTTAAACGGAAGTTTTTATTAACAGGAAGGTTTTTCTTAATTCATACAAGATCCATCTTTAACATTAAACAGGATAATATGCTCCATAGTCCAAGAGTCCAATTCTAACCCATGAACACTTTACTCCAGTTTAGTCCTCTCGAATGCCTgctatgttatttatattttaacaggTAAAAGCCATTACCTACGAGCTACTTAACGAAAAGTAACTACACTGGAAGATGAAAATCTATAGAATTTTGTCATTAGATCAgagtaaaaaaaatcaaacaggataaaattttgtttagaaatCTTTTTACCATTAGGGTATTCTTATACTTTTCAGAACAAGTATAATGTTCAGAAATTATACAAGGCaacttattattaaatattatttagcaatggTTTGTTTAgttgaaatgttattttaattgtaaaaaccATCTCCGGTTACAAAAAGTAATCAAAAACCTTACTGGCTTTAACTTGCTTTTACAAATGTCCTAAGAAGTCACAAGCTAAACAATACTTTAAGtagaaaaacaataattttcaaataGTTTGGTATACTATTTTTGTGGTTTAGGTACATATATTAATTGGTTTCTTTTATAGGAAACCTGACTAGAAGTTTGTCACTTTAAGTACTGTGAAATAAAGGCAAGAGCTCATCAccttttaacaaaaatattctgtatgcAACAATTCCCAGTATCAAAGATATTCTTATTTAGTGGTTGATAATTAATTGCCTgctacaaaatacaaaacaaaacaacatttaCTGGATTGTTTTTCAGATTGCAGCTGCCCACTGGCATCCAAAGCAAGGATTTCCCATAAATAAAGGCTGCAAAGCAATTCACATACTGGTTAGTTTAGGTCAATGCTCTTTTTTCAccctattattcttttttcttctccaccGCCCCCATCCCCCGGAGTGACACGGTATTATTAAAAACATTAAGTCCCTGGGATTTATGCTTCAGATCAAGACATCATTCGAGTAATTTCAAATGATGTACAGCTCTTCACATAAAAAAGATGTTTTGTGGTCACAATTACTTCAAAAAGTAACTATATTCAAATAACCTGACATATCATGCTTTAGCAATTACAGAACCACGATTTTGACACATGGCAATTTATAAGTTAGGCAAATATGAAATGCTAAAAGATGTGAACAGCTGTTCTTCTGTTTAAGTTTAGAGTGCTGCAAAATTCtggtaatgattttattttttcagttaacaTAACCAGCCCACGACACAGCATACTAAGTCATAAAGTACAGATCCAAGGAAGGTAATACCTTTACTAAGTTACAAAACTTTGGCAAATCAATACAGTACTCTTtaacacaataaaatatatttttgttggagTCGTTTATTACTTTCGTGATAATTTTTACTCCAAAAATGTTGAGTACCAAATTAAAACATTGTGATTTTTAATGGTGGTTTATAGCAGAGCaaattattttatacaattaatgtctttttaaaactatacagtttctcctttaaaagtgagtTCCCTCATGCAAGTTCTCCAAGTTTATTGCAGGGCAGTGGTGGGTATGTAAGAGGTGGCTCTGCTTGGTTCTGGGGTTGGTCCAAAGACAGGTAGAGTTCCAATGCGTGAAAAGCTTTAAAATTCTACCTTAAGGAGGTTTAATCAGCCAATACCAATTTTCAAGTACTTCtcaaaaattgttaaatttttacataaatactGGAATCCTCAAAATCAGACAGTCATTTCAGACAACACTAGTTTCAGCCAATCCCTTTTATTTAGAAACCCTGCACCTCTTTGTTTTGATCAAGTCACATAGTCCTTCTTcagcttattaaaaaaacaattctacCGAAAAtatagttgtattttttaaataacaaataaatatactGCCAGCTCATAGAGACCTGGGGAACTGGGTGTTATCAACTTTCATGATCATTTCTCCACAAATGCTGCTGCTGCCATTGGTGTCCTGATGCTCCCTCTTGCCGAAGCCGTCAATTCCTCAATTTCAGCATTTAATTTATGTATTACCCACTCCATTGCTTCTcggcccttaaaaaaaaatccaccatgTTTACTCTTACCAAGTGGGAGCAAAGGCACCTGTCAAATAAACAGCACATCAGGAAGTAACAAGAAGCGGTACAAGCGTAACTAAACCTCACCAGGACAGGTTGTTtttacctttgcttttttttctctcatgttaTTTACCAAATATCAAATGCCTTGAGAAACTGGCTTGATCTATatactgattttaattttaatttttgcaaaagATGTTCTCAAAAGAATCTACAATTAAACGACAGtgatgttttacttatttatgatTAGAATGGTTCCCCTTTTGGGGTGAGGTcaaactccttttttttctttgtatgtccATATTTTAAACCAAAATCCTGTACGAGGCTCTGAAGGCTCTGGGCCCTGACTTCCACTTCAACCACTCTCCTGGACCCTGTGCAGTTCCTTGAGGGACGGAACAGGAGCATTTCCTGCttcctgtctcagggcctttgcatatgcagctcgtctgcctggaatgcttcctagcaGGCCCCTCATAGCCTACCCACCCCTCATTCAGAACTCAGCAGAAGCATCACTTACTGAACACTCATTAAACACTGTCATACCTTTCTGTACTTTTCCTTTCCTAATGATGTGCTGTATGATTAATGTCGCCTTCCTCTTAgttccacgagggcagggaccacGTTTGTTTTGCTCCCCGCTGTATCCCCAGTCTAGCCTAGCACTCTGCCTGACACAGAGAAGGCATCTATGAATATCTTTTGACTGCTGAATGATTATATTAAACATGTGTTATAAAAACAGTACATCAGGCATCTCTTTCTCTGaacttactttattttaaatcatcCATTCTCAATCAGGCAAAAATTAGTTGGGGGGCAGTGGAGAAAAATCTCACTTTTTTCATGTATAAAGCACAGACAtatatccatttatctatatcTACAGATATAATCTGTAGTATTAAATAATTTCATGGGGTGGGGGTAATTAGGGGAAAAATATCTACAGTGGACCTGGGCGTGAAGGGAGACGATAATGAAAAAAAGGTTGGGAATCTATGCTTTCAACAGCGACGCACTGCTACACGGCTCCCCCCCTCCCTCATGCTGGGCCCAGGGCTACAGGCTTCCCATATTATCTCATTCACTCTTCGCGCCCAACCCTGTAAGGTGGGTGATTAATCTCCACTTCGCAGacaggaaactgaagcagagagaggtTCACTTAATTAATTGCCCAAGGTGAAAGGCTGGTCAGAGTTACAGCTGGGACGTGAACGCAGGTGGGCTGGACCCCAGAGCCCGTGCCAGCAACTGCCCACATCACCTCGCACTGCAGTGGCTCAGAGTCAGCTCACAAGGACAGCGCTTCCAAGAAACAAGACCCAGGAATAAGAGCAagcagggagggacttccctggtggtccagtggttaagactccacgcttccaccacagggggcgtggggaactaagatcctgcaagcctgcGCTGCACACccccaaagaaaaacaaacaaaacaaagagcaaGCGGGGAGCAGCCTTACTTACTTTATTGGCATTTGACGATATCGTGCTTGCCATCAGTCCTTCGAGGTAACTGCCGAGACTGACCCCTTTCACGGTAATTATGGCTTCTTGAGTCAAAACAGTTCTGGAACAAAACACATTTACACAGCTTCAGGATGacctaattttcatttttcaaagaaatattcgattaaaaaaattaaaacacactgTAAAATaggtttgttaaaatatttttcacttactTTTCTGGGTCTTGAGGATGTGGTTTGTATATAAGTCTCTCATCTACTGAAAccatatttgtaaatgaaatctatagaattaaaaaaaaagtcaaatcatTTTGGAAaccaagattaaaaatatttccaaaattaattCACAAACCAAAACCTTGCTAGCTGAATATACAAAACAGCAGCAAATAAACCACTTTGATATTACTGTGTAAAAAGAAGTTTTCACTATTCATTGCTTCctttttatcaaaaaaataataaatttgacaaaagCATCATAATAGTAATAACATGCACATGATGCCAAATTCACTTTACTGAGTGCTGTCTCCTAGAAATAACAGGGAGGCTCATTAGAGCGCTGAGGCTAAGCTGCAAACAGGCGGAGACAATGCAGCATCTCAGTACTGATTTCCTCAACCAGGCTGAAGAGCATACATTTGTGTACCAactacaaaagagagaaaaaaactaagccaaatagtttaaaattaaaacaaaagggaGTCCAGACTTACATTAGTAGATTTAAGTTCCATCGTTTTCTCTACGGGATCCACTACAGAATGTTCTTGCACGTATGTTTTGGTTCTTGCTGCACCAATAAGCTAAGTAAAACATTCAGAATTAGTAATCAGAGGAGGAAGGATTTCTTAACAAGTGTATCAATATTTTATGTGAAGGTaaaaaatgtgttaatattttgAACCAAAAATCTGTTTTCATAAAAAACATGGCAAAGCGACAAAGGTCAGAAAGGAGGCCCGTTTAAGGGTAAAAGGACTTCACACACCGCGAAGGAGATGAGACGCCCAAGACACAAGCAGAGGCGATTAGCAACCAGCCGCTGAGAGCGCACAGAGTACAAGGCAGGACTCGGGAACTGCCAAGGTTGAGGGTGGAGCAGTGAGCCCGACTATTCGGGAAACAGGGCATCTGGAGAAAGGAGAGGTTTGGAGTGTCTGTCAGTGTTTTCCTAGCGCAGCCCAAGCGAGAGGACGCAGTGGCTCCGGTCTCCAGACAGAAAACCAGCCATGTCAGGACGAAGATAACACAGCACGTCCAGGGTCACTCCCTGCGCTCTGTCCCAGGCCAGTCCCAGCCCTGCTCATTCCTGCGTCCACACCGTCTAGCGCCGTGGTGTGTGCAATGGAAGCAAATCGTTGGAAAATGTGTACTTTACTTTTCTGAGGGGGCCCACTTTCTAGAAAAAGAATCTCTACAGACAGCTGGGTCCACTTACACCAGGGTTCTCTCCCATCACGATAAACTGGCACCCCACTTTCTTGCTGGTTAAACTGGCTCACTAAAGCCTGCTCCCTTGAAAGGGCACAGAATTGCTTTTAAATGTACAGGTAGAGGCACCAGATATTGGAACAAACACGGCAGCAGCAAAGTGAGACCATGCTCCTCACTTAACAGGCGCGGCCACCACTGACCACAGCAACTGTCAGCTAACAACCAGCACCAGACCACTGCTTCCACATCTTAAGCTGCTGGCAAAGTaggaaaagcagaataaaacTTCTAGATTACAGAGCATTAGCTGGCTTCCTTCAGGAGGTTTTATCGGGTGCCTTCATGAAGACTGTAATAATATTTCCAATTCATTATACACTCATAACTCAAGTTTATTATAATACAATTTGAACTGATGCAAAAATGACATTCAGAATTGGCTCCCACAACCTATTTGAAATTATAATGTGGTTTAGAAAACTTCTCTACAGCAGTCACATTGcttcaggaataaagacacacttACAGATTTCACAATGGAAGGCAGTCCCCACTCTGTGCTGAGAAGTCTATGGCTGTGCAACTTTCCAGAGAGATCTACGTGTCTGTCCAATACATCAACTCCAACCACACTCGGGTTCATAGGGTTTGGGTATTTCTGCATTGCAGCTGTTGTAACAGTTTCCCATGGGTGGCTGCCGACAGGaataaaaaatcaaacattaaaaaatacgcATATAAATTAAACCATTTTTATAACCCATCAAATTAGTCTTTACAATTAAACTTCACTTAATTTACCTAGGGAAGGTTATTTTCTGAAACGCTGACTGAAAGATGATTTTGGGAGGCTCAATCTACATTTTGCACATGTGcagatttcagtattttttcagcACACAGGCTATGTGGCGTCGCTGATGCCGATAGGTTAGAATAACCCCCAGAGCGCTGCAGTACCGTTTCTTACGGCATCTTTTCTACTTACCAGTGTCCACTCTCACGTGTAAATATTGTTTCTAAGAATTACTGTttcataaaaatgtgttttacaGTTATGTTCTAcagaaacaaacagcaaaaaataTCACTATTATACCATTTATTCTTTTGTCTAACCCCACTTCTGTGAAGCCATAAAGAAGTAACAAGAGCAAAAGAACATATAGGCACTACAAATTCTCATAGGGATTACAAAAAGATCCAAAGCATTACTGATTTAAATATCATAATATTAAACATGTATTTTTCTCTATTAAGGTAATAAATAATAGGGGCCCCTCCAGTCAATCTTTATCCATTACTTTCCTCAAGAGTGATTCCGATTTGTTTTGAAAAGGTCACTCaatacaataaaatgtttttttaaggtGCTCCTAATGTGCCACTTTCTAATATTCTCTCTTAATAAGCATTTGCTTGTCATCTAGGATCGAGACGGTAATAGTATCATGGAACTGGCAGCATCTTTATATTCTTCAGAAAGCACATGTACTTGGGTGATTCAAAATGTGATGTACATTTGTTCTCTTCACAACTTATCTGAACAACACGCTTGTACCAAAGATATCCATTTCAAACGAGCTTCTTATTAACTACAATGAGCCTTAAAAGTGACTGATTTTACACGTCTTCACTGAAAGGAAAGACAAGATCTGGAGATGGTGTTTCAAACTACACTTACCGATAAACCACACAGCatgactttttttatttttcgaAAAGCAAAAcaccaccattgtaaagcaattatactccaataaagatgttaaaaaaaatttaaaaaaataaaagcaaaacaagtaGGCAGTAATCTATTTCA from Balaenoptera acutorostrata chromosome 15, mBalAcu1.1, whole genome shotgun sequence encodes the following:
- the PRELID3B gene encoding PRELI domain containing protein 3B isoform X1, which translates into the protein MKIWTSEHVFDHPWETVTTAAMQKYPNPMNPSVVGVDVLDRHVDLSGKLHSHRLLSTEWGLPSIVKSLIGAARTKTYVQEHSVVDPVEKTMELKSTNISFTNMVSVDERLIYKPHPQDPEKTVLTQEAIITVKGVSLGSYLEGLMASTISSNANKVPLLPLGKSKHGGFFFKGREAMEWVIHKLNAEIEELTASARGSIRTPMAAAAFVEK
- the PRELID3B gene encoding PRELI domain containing protein 3B isoform X2 codes for the protein MKIWTSEHVFDHPWETVTTAAMQKYPNPMNPSVVGVDVLDRHVDLSGKLHSHRLLSTEWGLPSIVKSLIGAARTKTYVQEHSVVDPVEKTMELKSTNISFTNMVSVDERLIYKPHPQDPEKTVLTQEAIITVKGVSLGSYLEGLMASTISSNANKGREAMEWVIHKLNAEIEELTASARGSIRTPMAAAAFVEK